Proteins encoded in a region of the Benincasa hispida cultivar B227 chromosome 2, ASM972705v1, whole genome shotgun sequence genome:
- the LOC120070923 gene encoding ankyrin repeat-containing protein ITN1-like produces the protein MGYGNKPGTRDLEKGLRHSSSTSCLYELQPPPSPTTPTLVLSNSGKTLLVSNSSKSLVLSNSGKRFDKKKYVKQVTGRHNDTELHLAAQRGDLTAVRQILGEIDAQMVGTLSGADFDAEVAEIRSAIVNEVNELGETALFTAAEKGHLDIVKELLQYSTKEGMSMKNRSGFDPFHIAASQGHEAIVQVLLNHDPGLSKTVGQSNATPIISAATRGHIGVVNVLLSTDSSSLEISRSNGKNALHLAARQGHVEIVKALLRKDPQLARRIDKKRQTALHMAVKGTSCEVVKLLLNADPALVMLPDRFGNTALHIATRKRRAEIVNELVLLRDTNVNALSRDHKTAYDIAEGLPLSEETSEIKECLARCGAVSANDLNQPRDELRKTVTEIKKDVHIQLEQARKTNRNMNGIEKELRKLHRAGINNATNSITVVAVLFATVAFAAIFTVPGGDDETGMAVMVDSPSFQVFFIFNAIALFTSLAVVVVQITVVRGETKSERRVVEVINKLMWLASVCTTIAFVSSSYIVVGRRNRWAAVLISIIGGVTMAGILGAMTYYVIKSKRVRRVRKKMKRMRNQNNSWRHSESDSEVNPIYAI, from the exons ATGGGGTATGGGAACAAACCAG GAACGAGGGACCTAGAGAAAGGGCTGCGGCATTCGTCCAGCACTAGCTGTCTGTATGAGCTGCAGCCTCCGCCTTCTCCGACGACACCAACTTTGGTGTTGTCCAATTCAGGCAAGACGTTGCTTGTATCAAATTCTAGTAAGTCCCTGGTTTTATCCAATTCTGGCAAGAGGTTCGATAAGAAGAAGTATGTGAAGCAAGTGACAGGCAGACACAATGACACTGAGCTGCACTTGGCAGCGCAACGGGGTGATTTGACGGCTGTGAGACAGATTTTGGGTGAAATTGATGCTCAGATGGTTGGTACCCTGAGTGGAGCAGATTTTGATGCAGAGGTTGCAGAGATAAGGTCTGCTATTGTGAATGAGGTGAATGAGTTGGGAGAGACGGCGCTGTTTACTGCAGCCGAGAAGGGGCATTTAGATATTGTGAAGGAGCTGTTACAGTATTCCACCAAGGAAGGCATGTCTATGAAAAATAGGTCTGGTTTTGATCCCTTCCATATCGCTGCAAGTCAAGGTCACGAAG CCATCGTCCAGGTATTGTTAAATCATGATCCAGGATTGAGTAAAACAGTTGGCCAATCAAATGCAACTCCTATTATTTCCGCTGCTACAAGAGGTCATATTGGAGTAGTCAATGTGTTGCTTTCAACAGATTCTAGCTCGCTAGAGATATCTAGGTCCAATGGGAAGAATGCATTACATTTAGCTGCTCGACAAGGGCATGTTGAAATTGTAAAAGCTTTGCTACGCAAAGATCCACAATTGGCACGGAGGATTGATAAGAAACGGCAAACAGCATTGCATATGGCTGTAAAAGGAACTAGTTGTGAAGTGGTGAAGCTGCTTCTTAATGCAGATCCAGCTCTTGTTATGCTTCCTGACAGGTTCGGCAATACTGCATTACATATTGCAACCAGGAAAAGGAGGGCAGAG ATTGTCAATGAATTAGTACTACTTCGGGACACAAATGTGAATGCACTGTCTAGAGATCATAAAACAGCCTATGACATAGCCGAAGGACTTCCACTATCTGAAGAAACCTCAGAGATAAAAGAATGTTTGGCACGTTGCGGGGCAGTTAGTGCAAATGATCTCAACCAGCCCCGAGATGAGCTAAGAAAAACAGTGACAGAGATAAAAAAGGATGTCCATATTCAGCTTGAACAAGCTCGCAAGACAAACAGAAACATGAATGGGATTGAAAAGGAGCTCCGGAAGCTCCATAGGGCCGGAATAAACAATGCAACCAACTCGATCACAGTCGTTGCTGTGCTCTTTGCAACAGTTGCATTCGCAGCAATTTTCACGGTTCCGGGTGGTGATGATGAAACTGGGATGGCTGTGATGGTCGACAGTCCATCATTTCAAGTGTTCTTCATATTCAATGCCATTGCCTTGTTCACATCCTTGGCAGTCGTTGTGGTACAAATAACAGTTGTGAGAGGAGAGACGAAATCAGAGAGACGAGTTGTAGAAGTGATCAATAAATTAATGTGGTTGGCATCTGTCTGCACTACCATAGCATTTGTTTCTTCATCTTACATTGTCGTTGGTCGTCGTAATAGATGGGCAGCTGTTCTCATTTCCATCATCGGTGGCGTAACAATGGCTGGAATTCTAGGTGCAATGACATACTATGTGATCAAGTCCAAACGTGTCCGAAGGGTGAGGAAAAAGATGAAGCGTATGAGGAATCAAAACAATTCATGGCGCCATTCGGAGTCCGATTCGGAAGTAAATCCAATTTATGCCATATGA